A genomic segment from [Flavobacterium] thermophilum encodes:
- the acsA_1 gene encoding Acetyl-coenzyme A synthetase — MTHDEMKAITEGTILWQPTEEQIKNSNLYRYMEWLREQKGLSFSSYRELWTWSVEHLEEFWETVWEYCGVQAATPYECVLRERKMPGTEWFPGAALNYAKHIFRHARADRPAIIFRSERVPYREVSWQELGEKTAAIAKALRAMGVKRGDRVVAYMPNIPETVMAFLACASIGAIWSSCSPDFGAGSVIDRFAQIEPTVLFAVDGCQYNGKEFDKMPVVSELRAKLPSLKKTVLLPYWRGQMEAPDEGVVLWDDVVADKAELVYDDVPFRHPLWILYSSGTTGLPKPIVQGHGGILLEHLKALTISENLTKDSTFFWFTTTGWMMWNFLIGGLLAGSTIVLYDGSPTYPDGNVLWDLAEKAGITHFGTSAAFINICMKLGLKPKEQYDLSKLKAVLSTGSPLTVEGFAWVYENVKDDICLASCSGGTDVCTAFVVGSPILPVRAGILSCRALGADVQAFDENGRPLVNEVGELVITKPMPSMPLFFWNDPDGERYRNSYFDTYPGVWKHGDWIKIDEQGGCVIYGRSDSTINRAGVRMGTSEIYRAVEAVDGVFESLIVDLEMMGKQSFMPLFVVLKPGAVLDDELKERIRQSIRQHVSPRFVPDEICEVKQIPKTLNGKKMEIPIRKLLLGFPLEKAVNPGSMANPEALDFFRELAKTLAAKTQIS, encoded by the coding sequence TTGACGCACGATGAAATGAAAGCGATTACGGAAGGGACGATTCTTTGGCAGCCGACGGAGGAACAAATCAAAAACTCCAACCTTTATCGATATATGGAGTGGTTGAGAGAACAGAAAGGGCTCTCCTTCTCTTCGTACCGCGAGCTATGGACATGGTCAGTTGAGCATCTTGAAGAATTTTGGGAAACGGTTTGGGAATATTGTGGTGTTCAGGCGGCAACGCCATATGAGTGCGTGCTGCGGGAGCGGAAGATGCCGGGGACGGAATGGTTTCCAGGCGCTGCGCTCAACTATGCGAAACATATTTTCCGGCATGCGCGCGCCGACCGCCCGGCCATCATTTTCCGTTCAGAGCGCGTGCCGTACCGGGAAGTGTCCTGGCAGGAGCTCGGTGAAAAAACGGCGGCGATCGCCAAAGCATTGCGAGCGATGGGAGTGAAGCGCGGCGATCGCGTCGTCGCGTATATGCCGAATATCCCCGAGACAGTGATGGCGTTTTTGGCGTGCGCCTCGATCGGCGCCATTTGGTCCAGTTGCTCGCCGGATTTTGGCGCCGGCAGCGTCATTGACCGGTTCGCGCAAATCGAGCCGACCGTGTTGTTTGCGGTCGACGGCTGCCAATACAACGGCAAAGAATTTGACAAAATGCCGGTCGTATCCGAATTGCGCGCCAAGTTGCCGTCATTGAAAAAGACCGTGCTGCTTCCGTATTGGCGCGGGCAGATGGAGGCTCCGGATGAGGGCGTTGTGCTGTGGGATGATGTCGTGGCGGACAAGGCGGAGCTCGTCTATGACGACGTTCCGTTTCGTCATCCGCTTTGGATTTTGTATTCCTCGGGAACGACCGGCTTGCCGAAGCCGATTGTCCAAGGGCATGGCGGCATTTTGCTTGAACATTTGAAAGCATTGACGATTTCCGAAAACTTGACGAAAGACAGCACGTTTTTCTGGTTTACGACGACTGGATGGATGATGTGGAACTTTTTGATCGGCGGGTTGCTGGCCGGGTCGACCATCGTGCTTTATGACGGCAGTCCGACGTACCCAGACGGCAATGTCTTATGGGATCTTGCCGAGAAAGCAGGCATCACCCATTTCGGCACGAGCGCGGCGTTTATCAACATCTGCATGAAGCTCGGCTTGAAGCCGAAAGAGCAATATGACTTATCGAAGCTCAAAGCCGTGCTCTCGACCGGCTCGCCGCTGACGGTCGAAGGGTTCGCCTGGGTGTATGAAAACGTCAAGGATGACATTTGCCTGGCATCATGCAGCGGCGGAACGGATGTGTGCACCGCGTTTGTCGTCGGTTCGCCGATTTTGCCGGTGCGCGCCGGCATCCTCTCGTGCCGCGCGTTGGGCGCGGATGTGCAGGCGTTTGACGAAAACGGCCGGCCGCTTGTCAATGAAGTCGGTGAACTTGTCATCACGAAGCCGATGCCGTCGATGCCGCTCTTTTTCTGGAACGATCCAGACGGCGAACGGTATCGGAACAGCTATTTTGACACGTACCCGGGCGTCTGGAAGCACGGCGACTGGATTAAAATTGACGAACAAGGGGGATGCGTCATTTACGGACGCTCCGACTCGACGATCAACCGTGCCGGCGTCCGCATGGGCACGAGCGAAATTTACCGTGCGGTCGAAGCGGTCGACGGGGTGTTCGAAAGCCTCATTGTCGATTTGGAAATGATGGGCAAGCAGTCGTTTATGCCGCTGTTTGTCGTCCTCAAGCCGGGCGCGGTGCTCGATGACGAGCTGAAAGAGCGCATCCGCCAATCGATTCGGCAGCACGTCTCGCCGCGCTTTGTTCCAGATGAAATTTGCGAGGTGAAGCAAATTCCGAAAACGCTAAACGGCAAGAAAATGGAGATTCCGATCCGCAAGCTGCTCCTTGGCTTCCCGCTCGAAAAGGCGGTCAACCCAGGCTCGATGGCCAATCCGGAGGCGCTCGACTTTTTCCGCGAGCTGGCGAAGACGCTGGCGGCAAAGACGCAAATAAGCTGA
- a CDS encoding chromosome segregation protein — protein sequence MGAISNEMIWQAIKELADQLQQTNGQVQQLGQQVQQTNEQVQQLGQQVQHLNSQVQQLNHQVQQTHEQVDQLAKQVQQTNEQLNQLSQQVADMDKRITDVANGQNILVEELFENKKEIKRVKTALNMY from the coding sequence ATGGGAGCGATCTCAAATGAAATGATTTGGCAAGCCATTAAAGAACTCGCCGACCAGCTGCAACAAACGAACGGACAAGTGCAGCAACTGGGCCAACAGGTGCAACAAACAAACGAGCAAGTGCAGCAACTGGGCCAACAAGTCCAACACCTTAACAGCCAAGTGCAGCAGCTGAACCACCAAGTACAGCAAACTCATGAGCAAGTCGACCAGCTCGCCAAACAAGTGCAGCAAACGAATGAACAACTCAACCAATTAAGCCAGCAAGTGGCCGACATGGACAAACGGATCACCGATGTCGCCAACGGCCAAAACATTTTAGTTGAAGAGCTGTTCGAAAACAAAAAGGAGATCAAGCGGGTCAAGACGGCGCTCAATATGTACTAG
- the ybhF_1 gene encoding Uncharacterized ABC transporter ATP-binding protein YbhF: MIRVSHLHKSFRVHRRDAGWLEVVRHLWRRDYRVIEAVKDVSFTIEKGEIVGFLGPNGAGKTTTMKMLAGLLHPTSGEITVGGFVPFEQKPEFKKMMSLVMGQKSQLIWDIPPMETFLVNKAIYDIDDRAFRQTLEELTELLDLAPLLDKPTRSLSLGQRMRCELAAALLHRPHVLFLDEPTIGLDVHTQENVRRFIVDYNREHETTILLTSHYMGDVAALCDRVMIINYGRLIYDGELSVLTEKLAPYKRLEVRFSRVPDMDWGEYGEVAEIEEGTVVLRVAREKAAGTAARLLERFDVRDINIEDPPLEEVITRAFQEERV, translated from the coding sequence GTGATCCGTGTCAGCCATTTGCATAAATCGTTCCGCGTTCATCGCCGCGATGCGGGATGGCTTGAGGTGGTTCGCCATTTGTGGCGGCGCGACTACCGGGTCATCGAGGCGGTGAAGGACGTTTCGTTTACGATTGAAAAAGGAGAAATCGTCGGCTTTTTAGGGCCAAACGGGGCGGGGAAAACGACGACGATGAAAATGCTTGCTGGCCTCTTGCATCCGACATCAGGAGAGATCACGGTCGGCGGGTTTGTGCCGTTTGAGCAAAAGCCGGAGTTTAAAAAAATGATGAGCTTGGTGATGGGGCAAAAAAGCCAGCTCATTTGGGACATCCCGCCGATGGAGACGTTTTTGGTCAATAAAGCCATTTATGACATCGACGATCGGGCTTTCCGCCAGACGCTCGAGGAATTGACGGAGCTGCTCGACTTGGCGCCGCTTCTTGACAAGCCGACGCGCAGTCTGTCGCTCGGGCAGCGGATGCGCTGCGAGCTGGCGGCCGCGCTGTTGCATCGGCCGCACGTGTTGTTTTTGGATGAGCCGACGATCGGGCTGGACGTCCATACGCAGGAAAACGTGCGCCGTTTTATCGTCGATTACAATCGGGAGCACGAGACGACGATTTTGTTGACATCGCATTACATGGGTGATGTTGCAGCGCTTTGCGACCGGGTGATGATCATTAACTACGGGCGATTGATTTACGACGGGGAACTGTCGGTGCTGACGGAGAAGCTGGCGCCGTACAAGCGATTGGAAGTCCGGTTTTCACGAGTTCCGGACATGGATTGGGGAGAGTATGGCGAAGTGGCGGAAATCGAAGAAGGAACAGTCGTATTGCGGGTGGCGCGCGAGAAGGCGGCGGGGACAGCAGCGCGGTTATTGGAACGGTTTGATGTCCGCGACATCAATATTGAAGACCCGCCGCTTGAGGAAGTGATTACGCGCGCGTTTCAGGAGGAGCGTGTATGA
- a CDS encoding ABC-type uncharacterized transport system, permease component, protein MIRKYIALLRMKYIEMLAYRLATFVWMTGAITQPLITMFVWMNIHPEESDSFVFYFMAVIFVERMTSAWDVWELDREIREGTFSNLLLRPLHPIHWAIAENIIYKWLFAVILVPVWVVAATFWPALRPHMTASQIMLFLMAVVLGAALRFLLSYSCGLLAFWVTKVAAVYGVIDVMSLFLSGRIAPLEFLPPTLREWSEWLPFRYMISFPIEIATGAAGGGEIMRGFAIAAGWMAVFVAGLQWLWKAGMRKNQAVGG, encoded by the coding sequence ATGATTCGCAAATATATCGCCCTATTGCGGATGAAATACATCGAAATGCTCGCGTATCGGCTTGCGACGTTCGTCTGGATGACGGGCGCCATCACGCAGCCGCTCATTACGATGTTTGTCTGGATGAACATTCATCCGGAAGAGAGCGATTCGTTTGTCTTTTATTTTATGGCCGTCATTTTTGTCGAACGAATGACGAGCGCGTGGGATGTATGGGAGCTGGACCGTGAAATTCGCGAAGGGACGTTTTCGAATTTGCTGCTTAGGCCGCTTCACCCGATCCATTGGGCGATCGCGGAAAACATCATTTATAAATGGCTGTTTGCCGTCATTTTAGTGCCTGTCTGGGTAGTGGCAGCGACATTTTGGCCGGCGCTTCGTCCTCACATGACGGCAAGTCAAATCATGTTGTTTTTGATGGCGGTCGTATTGGGTGCGGCGCTTCGTTTTTTGCTTAGTTACTCGTGCGGGCTGCTCGCGTTTTGGGTCACAAAGGTGGCGGCGGTGTACGGGGTGATCGATGTGATGTCGCTGTTTTTGTCAGGGCGAATCGCGCCGCTTGAGTTTTTGCCGCCGACGCTTCGCGAATGGAGCGAGTGGCTGCCGTTTCGCTATATGATCAGTTTCCCGATTGAAATCGCCACCGGGGCGGCAGGCGGCGGAGAAATAATGCGCGGTTTTGCGATTGCGGCGGGGTGGATGGCCGTGTTTGTCGCGGGGTTGCAGTGGCTTTGGAAAGCAGGAATGCGAAAAAACCAGGCGGTAGGTGGGTGA
- a CDS encoding ABC-type uncharacterized transport system, permease component — MRRYGRVFREFFRACLVEELEYRSEFFGNFIASFFGVGIALLTVHIFFYQTDRLGGWTYGEVLVLLGVFNTLRGWIDFALRPNMPRLLEHVRRGTLDYILTKPVDSMFYVSFRHLVFWRLIDVALGLGVIGYGLYVERYVPSAADVLMFLIVMVASLLLIYSLWMMLMTTSFWVVRIDDLSFIFDSFFDTARFPGSMYRGAVRWVITYILPAVLITNTPALALLGKWRIPTALAALAAAILFLWLARRFWRFALRFYTGAGG; from the coding sequence ATGCGGCGGTATGGGCGGGTGTTCCGCGAGTTTTTCCGTGCTTGTTTGGTTGAGGAATTGGAATATCGAAGTGAATTTTTCGGCAATTTCATCGCCAGCTTTTTTGGTGTCGGCATCGCCCTGCTTACGGTCCATATCTTTTTTTACCAGACGGATCGCTTAGGCGGCTGGACGTATGGGGAAGTGCTGGTGTTGCTCGGCGTTTTTAATACGCTGCGCGGATGGATCGATTTCGCGCTTCGGCCGAACATGCCGCGTTTGCTTGAGCATGTCCGGCGCGGCACGCTCGATTATATTTTGACGAAACCGGTCGACAGCATGTTTTACGTCAGCTTCCGCCATCTTGTCTTTTGGCGGCTGATCGATGTAGCGCTTGGCCTCGGCGTCATCGGCTACGGCTTGTATGTCGAACGCTACGTGCCGTCGGCGGCGGACGTGCTGATGTTTTTGATCGTGATGGTTGCTTCGCTTTTGCTTATTTATTCGTTATGGATGATGCTTATGACGACGTCGTTTTGGGTGGTGCGCATTGATGATTTGTCGTTTATTTTCGATTCGTTTTTTGACACGGCCCGCTTCCCCGGCAGCATGTACCGGGGCGCAGTGCGATGGGTGATTACATACATCTTGCCGGCGGTGTTGATCACCAATACGCCGGCTTTGGCGCTGCTTGGAAAATGGCGCATCCCGACAGCGCTGGCGGCTTTGGCTGCGGCCATTCTCTTTTTATGGCTGGCCCGTCGCTTTTGGCGGTTTGCCTTGCGCTTTTACACCGGGGCGGGCGGGTGA
- the cueR gene encoding Copper export regulator: MHYFTISDLAQEFDVSTRTIRYYEERGLLSPIRTESGQRLYTKKERAKLKLILRGKRFGFSLDEIHEMIALFDEDRTGKKQLEKTVEYGRRKLKEVSERIEDLLQLKAEMEALLSDFEQRLREWEESDG; the protein is encoded by the coding sequence ATGCACTATTTCACCATTTCCGATTTGGCGCAAGAGTTTGATGTGAGCACACGGACGATCCGCTATTATGAAGAACGCGGATTGCTCTCCCCAATCCGGACCGAGTCAGGGCAGCGGCTGTATACGAAAAAGGAGCGGGCGAAACTCAAGCTCATTTTGCGCGGCAAACGGTTCGGCTTTTCGCTTGACGAAATTCATGAGATGATTGCGCTGTTTGATGAGGATCGCACGGGGAAGAAACAGCTTGAAAAAACGGTCGAATACGGGCGGCGGAAATTGAAGGAGGTGAGCGAGCGGATCGAGGATTTGCTTCAGCTGAAGGCGGAGATGGAAGCGCTGCTTTCCGATTTTGAACAGCGATTGCGAGAATGGGAGGAATCGGATGGATGA
- the fadK_2 gene encoding Short-chain-fatty-acid--CoA ligase — translation MNISELLARNARKFPEKTAVIEGESSLSYAEVNCMVNRLASSLARLGVGRGDKVALYMPNTKEFAVSYFAVLRLGAVVVPINARLTAAEVQYILGYSEAKALIAHDWVHQVLAPLVGGSDGIWVKTGKEEGGWLSLEELIDSGDPEEIVCPAKEDDEATILYTSGTTGRPKGVLFTHRNVITVADMIVIETKIDRQSRLLHLMPLSHSAPLHLFFIGGTYVGATHVLAPAFSPDALLELVERHKITHFFGAPVAYLLTAKHPRFDEYDLSSVRCWMYGGAPLSREEVKFVASRFGAGRMMCLYGLTEAGPNGTYLSPEEHGEKAGSVGRDAALHCEVALVDENGQEVAPGEVGEIVLRGESIMKGYYKDEEKTNEVIKDGWLYTGDLARRDEDGYIWIVDRKKDVIISGGVNIYPKEVEDVLRTHPAIADVAVIGVPHPEWGETAKAFVVLSQPLEPLAEECKRFLSDKLADYKIPRLYEAIAELPRNATGKVLKQVLRMWETTAQGAQGR, via the coding sequence ATGAACATTTCAGAGCTGCTCGCCCGGAATGCGAGGAAATTTCCAGAGAAAACGGCGGTCATCGAAGGAGAATCATCGCTGTCGTATGCCGAGGTCAACTGCATGGTCAATCGCTTGGCCTCATCATTGGCTCGGCTTGGTGTCGGACGCGGCGATAAAGTCGCGCTGTATATGCCCAATACCAAAGAGTTTGCCGTTTCGTACTTTGCCGTTTTGCGCCTTGGCGCGGTTGTTGTGCCGATTAACGCGCGCTTGACGGCGGCTGAGGTGCAGTATATTCTCGGCTATAGCGAGGCAAAGGCGCTCATCGCCCACGATTGGGTGCATCAAGTGCTCGCCCCGCTTGTCGGTGGAAGCGATGGAATCTGGGTGAAGACCGGGAAGGAGGAAGGCGGTTGGCTGTCGCTCGAGGAGTTGATCGATTCGGGTGATCCAGAAGAGATCGTCTGCCCAGCCAAAGAGGATGATGAGGCGACGATTTTGTATACATCGGGGACAACGGGGCGGCCAAAAGGGGTGTTGTTCACGCATCGCAATGTGATCACGGTTGCGGACATGATCGTGATCGAAACGAAAATCGACCGTCAAAGCCGCCTGCTGCATCTCATGCCGCTCAGCCACTCAGCGCCGCTTCATTTGTTTTTCATAGGCGGCACGTACGTCGGTGCGACCCATGTCCTAGCGCCTGCGTTTTCCCCGGATGCGTTGCTCGAACTGGTCGAGCGTCACAAGATCACCCACTTTTTCGGCGCGCCAGTGGCGTATTTGTTGACGGCGAAGCATCCGCGGTTTGACGAATACGACCTTTCTTCGGTCCGTTGCTGGATGTACGGCGGGGCTCCGCTGTCGCGCGAGGAAGTGAAGTTTGTCGCCAGCCGCTTTGGCGCCGGGCGGATGATGTGTTTATACGGTTTGACCGAAGCCGGCCCGAACGGGACGTACTTGTCTCCTGAGGAGCATGGCGAAAAAGCGGGGAGCGTCGGACGAGATGCCGCTCTTCATTGCGAGGTGGCCCTCGTCGATGAGAACGGACAGGAAGTTGCGCCCGGCGAGGTCGGGGAGATCGTGCTGCGCGGGGAGAGCATCATGAAAGGATACTACAAGGACGAAGAAAAAACGAACGAGGTGATCAAAGACGGCTGGCTGTACACCGGCGATTTGGCGCGCCGCGATGAAGACGGCTACATTTGGATCGTCGACCGGAAAAAAGATGTCATCATTTCCGGCGGTGTCAACATTTATCCAAAGGAAGTCGAAGATGTGCTGCGAACGCATCCGGCGATCGCCGATGTTGCCGTGATCGGCGTGCCGCATCCGGAGTGGGGCGAAACAGCAAAAGCGTTTGTTGTATTGAGCCAACCTCTCGAACCGCTTGCGGAAGAGTGCAAGCGTTTCCTATCTGACAAGCTGGCTGACTATAAAATTCCGCGTCTGTATGAGGCGATCGCTGAACTGCCGCGCAATGCGACGGGAAAAGTGTTGAAACAAGTGCTGCGGATGTGGGAGACGACGGCGCAGGGAGCACAGGGACGATAA
- the aidB gene encoding Putative acyl-CoA dehydrogenase AidB — protein MKPLYEVDPNLLANLKRHLDDELYRYAEEKLASFYEFCLTDVDRRAVHTDREGQPRLIKYDRFGNDISEVWVNEGYVQTAKQTYETGIVGYVHKPIPELGRKGNYMYSYAQGYILSQAEPGFYCPVTLTMATAYVLEHFADDELKARYLPHVTSTGEVELYEGATFLTERQGGSDVGANAVRAVPCGDHYKLYGEKYFASNAGRCGVALVLARIDGSGPGTKGLSLFLVPWRKEDGTLNGISIRRLKDKLGVRAVPSAEVVFDGVEAYVVGDPRKGFYYMMEALNLSRVCNAVASVGIMKRALEEAKQYAERRTAFGHVLTNYPMVRGTLANLTARQEVETSACFDMIALFDRVMAAPHEASEAEKAWLRLLIALLKMRTAEEAIAFSHEAIELHGGNGYIEDFVTPRLLRDAQVLTVWEGTANILALEVLRLMRKYRIHERFAAEMQERLERLTAEVKPLARPVEEGLKELVAALARLGGQADEVQTFHAKAIANRMCDLYLSIIALERGQEDERNRLIAELFLRHVWERGLVDERMTSVREFDLIVRCKGASAPLAHS, from the coding sequence ATGAAACCGCTTTATGAAGTCGATCCGAATTTGCTGGCGAATTTGAAACGGCATTTGGATGACGAATTGTATCGGTATGCGGAAGAAAAGCTCGCGTCGTTTTACGAATTTTGCTTGACGGACGTCGACCGCCGCGCCGTGCACACCGACCGCGAAGGGCAGCCGCGCCTCATCAAGTACGACCGGTTTGGGAACGACATTTCCGAAGTATGGGTAAACGAAGGATACGTGCAGACGGCAAAACAGACGTACGAAACGGGCATTGTCGGTTATGTGCACAAACCGATTCCCGAGCTTGGAAGAAAAGGAAACTACATGTATTCGTACGCCCAAGGGTACATTTTATCCCAAGCTGAGCCCGGGTTTTATTGTCCGGTGACGCTGACGATGGCAACCGCCTATGTGCTTGAACATTTCGCCGACGACGAGTTAAAAGCACGGTACTTGCCCCATGTCACTTCCACCGGTGAGGTCGAACTGTATGAAGGGGCGACGTTTTTAACCGAGCGCCAAGGCGGGTCGGACGTTGGCGCCAACGCGGTGCGTGCTGTGCCGTGCGGCGACCATTATAAACTATATGGGGAAAAATATTTTGCCAGCAATGCCGGCCGCTGCGGCGTGGCGCTCGTATTGGCGCGCATCGACGGGAGCGGGCCGGGGACGAAAGGGCTGAGCTTGTTCCTTGTCCCGTGGCGCAAAGAAGATGGGACGTTAAACGGCATCTCGATTCGCCGCCTGAAAGATAAGTTAGGAGTGCGCGCCGTGCCGTCGGCCGAAGTCGTGTTTGACGGGGTCGAGGCGTATGTGGTCGGCGATCCGCGGAAAGGCTTCTACTATATGATGGAAGCGCTTAATCTCTCGCGCGTCTGCAATGCGGTTGCTTCCGTCGGCATCATGAAGCGGGCTCTTGAAGAGGCGAAACAATACGCCGAGCGGCGCACGGCCTTTGGCCATGTGTTGACGAATTACCCGATGGTGCGCGGGACGCTCGCCAATTTGACAGCGAGACAGGAAGTGGAAACGAGCGCCTGCTTTGACATGATCGCCTTGTTTGACCGCGTCATGGCTGCGCCGCATGAAGCGAGCGAGGCGGAGAAAGCATGGCTCAGGCTTTTGATCGCACTTCTTAAAATGCGCACCGCCGAAGAGGCGATTGCCTTTAGCCATGAGGCGATTGAACTGCACGGCGGCAACGGATATATCGAAGATTTTGTCACCCCGCGCCTGCTTCGTGACGCCCAAGTGCTGACCGTTTGGGAGGGAACGGCGAATATTTTGGCGCTCGAGGTGCTGCGTTTGATGCGCAAATATCGCATCCACGAACGGTTTGCCGCCGAGATGCAGGAGCGTCTTGAGCGGTTGACGGCCGAGGTTAAGCCGCTTGCCCGCCCGGTTGAAGAAGGGTTGAAGGAGTTGGTGGCCGCGCTCGCCCGTCTTGGCGGCCAAGCGGATGAGGTGCAGACGTTCCACGCGAAAGCGATTGCCAATCGGATGTGTGATCTGTATTTGAGCATCATCGCCCTTGAACGCGGGCAAGAAGACGAACGGAACAGGTTGATCGCTGAGCTGTTTTTGCGCCATGTTTGGGAGCGCGGGCTCGTCGATGAACGCATGACGTCGGTGCGCGAGTTTGACTTGATCGTCAGATGTAAAGGAGCGTCTGCGCCGCTCGCGCATTCGTAA
- a CDS encoding Predicted hydrolase of the alpha/beta-hydrolase fold: protein MEVVRTPRRTKRRVWISAAIGVVILGLLACVGLSVYVGWQLTHKPREPVTMTPKDYGMAYESATFTSKDGKTALEGWIIPPKGAAKMTVIFAHGYGNNRVQENVPFLPLAKRLVDDGYRVILFDFRASGESEGDMITIGVKEKDDLLGVIDYAKKHFDEPIALYGVSMGAATSILAAAEDQDVRGVIADSPFSDLESYLRANMPVWTHLPNVPFTYLILAIIPALADLDLGVSSPIHAVDRVAPRPILFIHSKNDRSIPYEESVKLYKTHPDVFQLWLTDKADHVKSFSLYSDEYVERVSAFLRSLVKTSS, encoded by the coding sequence ATGGAAGTGGTGCGCACGCCGCGCCGGACAAAACGGCGCGTTTGGATTTCTGCGGCCATTGGCGTTGTCATTTTGGGGTTGCTCGCCTGCGTCGGTTTGTCCGTTTATGTCGGCTGGCAGCTGACGCATAAACCGCGCGAGCCGGTTACCATGACGCCGAAAGACTATGGCATGGCGTATGAAAGTGCGACATTTACAAGCAAAGATGGGAAAACGGCGCTCGAAGGCTGGATCATTCCGCCTAAAGGAGCGGCGAAGATGACGGTCATTTTTGCCCATGGATACGGCAACAACCGCGTCCAAGAAAATGTGCCGTTTTTGCCGCTCGCCAAGCGGCTTGTTGACGACGGATACCGCGTCATCTTGTTCGACTTTCGCGCGAGCGGCGAGTCGGAAGGCGATATGATTACGATCGGCGTCAAAGAGAAAGACGATCTGCTTGGCGTCATTGATTACGCGAAAAAGCACTTCGATGAGCCCATTGCCCTGTATGGTGTTTCAATGGGGGCGGCGACATCGATTTTGGCGGCGGCAGAGGACCAGGATGTGCGCGGGGTGATTGCCGACAGCCCGTTCAGCGACCTCGAATCATATTTGCGCGCCAATATGCCGGTGTGGACGCATTTGCCGAACGTGCCGTTTACGTATTTGATTTTGGCGATCATTCCGGCGCTGGCTGATTTGGATTTGGGCGTGTCTTCGCCCATCCATGCGGTCGATCGTGTCGCGCCGAGGCCGATTTTGTTCATCCACAGCAAAAACGACCGTTCGATTCCGTATGAAGAAAGCGTAAAACTGTACAAAACCCATCCGGATGTGTTTCAGCTATGGCTGACGGACAAAGCGGATCATGTGAAAAGTTTTTCTCTCTACAGCGATGAGTATGTAGAAAGAGTGTCGGCGTTTTTGCGCTCATTGGTAAAAACTTCTTCGTAA
- the yedK gene encoding Uncharacterised ACR, COG2135 — translation MCGRFTLTVDLETLRALFRFRYQGSLAPRFNIAPGQDVLAIVAEEGERVGKMMRWGLVPFWAKDARIGAKMINARAETVDEKASFHHAFKRRRCLILADGFFEWKKEGAKKVPYRFTLKTGEPFAFAGLWERWKGPSGPLETCTIMTTRANELIAPIHDRMPVILPPERHDDWLDASFDDSEYLKSLLLPYPSELMRMYEVSPLVNSPKHDVSACIEPVHSR, via the coding sequence ATGTGCGGTCGGTTTACGTTGACAGTTGATTTGGAAACATTGCGGGCGTTGTTTCGTTTCCGTTATCAAGGTTCGCTTGCGCCCCGGTTCAACATCGCCCCGGGTCAAGATGTGTTGGCCATCGTCGCCGAGGAGGGTGAAAGAGTCGGGAAAATGATGCGCTGGGGGCTTGTGCCGTTTTGGGCGAAAGATGCCCGCATCGGCGCCAAGATGATCAACGCTCGGGCGGAAACGGTCGATGAAAAGGCGAGTTTTCACCATGCGTTCAAACGGCGGCGCTGTTTGATTTTAGCCGATGGATTTTTCGAATGGAAAAAGGAAGGAGCGAAAAAAGTACCGTACCGGTTTACCCTCAAAACGGGCGAGCCATTTGCCTTTGCCGGACTGTGGGAGCGCTGGAAAGGGCCGAGCGGGCCGCTTGAGACGTGCACGATCATGACGACGAGGGCGAACGAGCTCATCGCCCCTATTCACGACCGGATGCCGGTCATATTGCCTCCTGAGCGGCATGATGACTGGCTTGATGCAAGTTTTGATGACAGCGAGTATTTGAAATCGTTGTTGTTGCCGTATCCGAGCGAACTAATGCGAATGTACGAAGTGTCGCCGCTTGTCAACTCGCCGAAACATGATGTGAGCGCTTGCATCGAGCCGGTTCACAGCCGATGA
- a CDS encoding Protein of uncharacterised function, DUF393: MHPIILFDGDCLFCHASVYWIAARDRKAVFRFAAQQSAVGRTLLETMGAPGGDTVVLIEDGCYYVKSDAVLRIGRHLAWPWNWLAASGFLIPRLLRDHMYDQIAKRRHRLAPKHDHCQLPPPELRARFLDELPR; encoded by the coding sequence ATGCACCCGATCATTTTGTTTGACGGCGACTGTTTGTTTTGCCATGCGAGTGTATATTGGATCGCCGCCCGCGACCGAAAGGCGGTGTTTCGCTTTGCCGCACAACAGAGCGCTGTCGGGCGGACATTGTTGGAAACGATGGGTGCGCCGGGAGGGGACACGGTCGTCCTCATCGAAGACGGCTGCTATTATGTCAAGTCGGATGCCGTGTTGCGCATCGGACGACATCTGGCCTGGCCGTGGAATTGGCTGGCAGCGTCTGGATTTCTCATCCCTCGGCTGTTGCGCGATCATATGTATGATCAGATTGCGAAACGTCGGCATCGTCTCGCACCGAAGCACGATCATTGCCAGCTGCCGCCTCCTGAACTGCGGGCTCGTTTTCTTGATGAATTGCCGCGGTAA